In the Hermetia illucens chromosome 1, iHerIll2.2.curated.20191125, whole genome shotgun sequence genome, GTTAATAGATTTGAAGCTATTGGGTAGAGGGAAAAATTGTTTGGCAAGGAATTAGTCAGAAATAAGAATGGCGGTTCCACCACAGGTGTTTCGGCCTTGAGGATTGGGCTGAGGACGGTCAGTTGGGAAAATGTGCCTATGTTGATAGTGCAGCCTGGTTTCACACACATGCCCGCTAAGAAATAGCTCGAGTTCGTGCCCGCGGGTACGGCCGATGAATAAGTTGAGGTTCAACTCAATTTAGGATTAGGATACCAACCATTGAACATTTTCAGCAGTTCCTGCGATTTCCTGGCAAACTTAAGGAAATCGGGGTTGGAGATGTTCGGGCGATTTGTGCGTTGAGATGATGAAGAAGACGGGTTTTTACACCGCACGGCATCTGTGAAGGACACAGATGGGCGTGCGAAAGCGGGATTCGTGGTTGTTCTGGGAGTTGAACTAGGACTGGAGGGTGTTGCTAGTTTTCGAGTATTTCTCCTCGCCACAACTCGTATGAACATCGTGCAGCTACGGTAGTTTGCAAGGTGGTAGTTGCCTTGCAGTTCACGCACTTTGGCGCTTGCTCAGGTGTTTTGGAGGATTCGCCTGGACCATGAAAGTGGTCACACTTCATGCAGCGGTAAGAAAGGTGACAGTTTGTTGCTGCGTGACCCACTATTTGGCAGTTTTTACGCTGCAACACCTGTTTAATTGTCTCGAATCGCACCAAGGTGTGCTGCATAGTCCTGATGCCAGAAATCTTTGTTTCGAGAACGATAAGTCAAAGGTGACCAGCCATAGATCTAGCTGGACGTTCATGGCCTTCGCCCAAGTTGTGACGAAAGGTTTGACGTTGATCACTCCTTGTGTCTTCAGTTCTTCAGTAATCTCAGTAGGTGAGAATGAATCGTCAAGGCCTCTGGGAATGAGGCCTGTAATTTTTTCGGAGTGGAGAGTGTAGGTGAAGAATTTGTTCTTGTTCTCCACCAGGATTTTCTTAGTCATAGAGTAGTCCTTAGACGTCTTTGTTGGGATTTGATGAGAATTACCTAATTTTTTAATCAGGTAATTGTTAGGGAGGGCACGGGAAATACTGTCTTTAATCCAATTGAAGTTATTGAGAGGCTCAATAACCACGagtggaggaatctttcgaCGATGTTGGCACTGTTGTTGATGGATGTACGGATGGTGTCTTGGAAGTAGAAAGAACGGGTGTAGCTTTGATGATAGTGACTGGCTTTGGGGGTTGAATCGGAACTTTATTTTTGGCAGATAAATCTGTCATCTCAGGTTCCTCTTGTGGAATGGAAGCCGGGAGGCAGCTTCTTCGAAGGTACGCTTGAACGTTGCCTCCAAAGAGGCAATTGTAGCTTGAAGTCACAGGATTAACCGCTACTAGGACTTGTTTTTCTCAAGGGCCTCAGTTAATTTCCTCAAGAGGCGTTTATTCTTTTTCTTGAGTTAGACAGATTCCTGGATCTCTTCAACGTAGATCAAAGTTCCTTCACGGTTTTTTGGGAGCCTTGCGAAGAATCGGACTCAGAGTCCATGGACGCAGCAAACTCCGGCGTAGTTGTGTCCTCTCGCTAGAAGAGGGCATCCTTAGGGAGGGGACTGGTGTTATTCTTCCTTCGCTTGCTTCCCTTCACAAGCATCAATTCACCCTCGGTAGCGGGCGGCTGTTTTCTCGTCCTCTGCTTAATTTTGCCCCCGGAGTGGGATTTGTTGTAGCACCTCAACACTTGGTTCACGTTACGCGGCTTTTCGCTCACGGGGTCCGGTTTAGAGCTGaacttttctcaatttttttttaattaaaatagacTTATCAATCGTTAGCATATATTTGGGGAAATTCATCTTTTATAGTGCATTGAACAATTTTCTGATCATTTTTCTGAAAGGTCAACCGGAGTTTTAGGGGCACACCTATGGAAATGAGATGATTAATCTTCATCTATAATCATGTTTCTTTGATAGCTTTCGAAGTTAAACTAACATCAATCAAATTCTGAAGAGTTCCCTAAGGCGATCTCATCGAGACACCCGAAATCtacttcaaattcaatttgcaAATCTTATCAATCAATTCAGGGATTCTCATGTGTTCAATCCTCCCCAATTGCTGTTATCAAGTTGTATTCATAACGTAATAACTCAATATAAACTTCTTATCGAGCTTACCCAATGGAATTGGTTCCTAAACTATTCGATCCACTGTGTCCATCGTCACTTATACAACTATTCGGCTGAGACGGTTTGTTGGAAGTTTGTGTTTGGGCGCTCACGCTCTTACCAAAAGGACTCTGAAAAGATGTCGATGTGATTGTGAAATACCCTCCAGGTTTCGGCTTTAGATGTCTATTATTCATTTGCATATGAACCGTTTTCATGAATTCAATCTGATGGGCTAATTTCTGGATCTCCTCCTTCGTGATGGTAGGCATGGGGTAGAAATggtttaataaattaatttgatATATTAGGGTAAGAGCATTAAATTATTATAAAGATATATCCGAGGTTCTACGATGATATCGGACCGATAAATtgaatttcacttcttcaggaCTTTATAGTCCCCAAGACTCAATCACTCTAAATAAGATATTTTACGAGGACTTCCAGTTTAAGGATTGTTTGCTAGAGAGCAGCGTCTGCATCCTTTCACTACCAATAATATGTCCCTGCGATATATGGAATTAAACTGAAATCTTTTCAAATGAGAATCTGAACCTGCGGACGAATTCATGACTCCTTGAATATCCTTGACTTGAGTGATTCTTGAATGGAGTAATTGATAGGTGTAAGGTTTTACCTGCTGATTTTTTCAAACAGGTTCCTACCAAACTTGACTCCATCTCCTTCGCCTCGATTGTCATCCACTTGAGTTTGAATGGGTCCTTGTACAACAAGCAGTATTTTAACCATAAATACATTTGACTCTCACTTACCTTCAACTCCTCATTCTCCTGATATAAATCGGGGGAATCTTCGGGTACTAAACCTACACCGTTTAGGGAAAACGATGCCGTTATGCTACGGACACGTGCTTTATTGTCCCATTGATCGCCTTGGCCACGTAGAACACGTAGAACTTTGGGCCCAAACACTAAGGCAATTGTCACAGTTGTCGAAAGCTGGGTACGGACGAATCCGAGAAAGTACTTAATGTCCGGACCAGCTTGTGGAAATATGAATAAGCTGAAATAATGGCGAGTTAGCATTTTACTTTATATATGGCAAGGAATCGATAGACTATGGGATACCCCTAGTATATCTCAAACAGTACAAAAGAAAGTAGGACGAAAAACGGGGTTAAGGAGGAAAATTATGGTGGAATAAAGTAGCTTGCATGTGGGTAGGATCTGTTGAGGACACATGTGGGCTTTTATGGGAATTTAATGAAACTTTATGACCATAAAATGAGAAGTAAAAATTGCGATAGATACAGGATTATTAAAGAATGAAATATGCTTGGCAATCAGCTTGTTTGGAATAGAAATTTTGTTGGGATATGTCATGCACTTTGGAGGAATAATCCTTAAATGAGCTGACCTAACTGACTATACACCCAATTGCATCGTTTTGTAACAAATGTTTGACAAGACAAATTATGGAAAGTATATATTATGTGTAATGCTCCAGAGAAAAGGGAGGGGTAAATACTAGTTAAAAACCTATAATTTTGCCGATAAGAATTGAAGAGTCTTACTTACAGGGTATCTTTTGAATATTAGAAGGATAACTAAGGAATTCTTCCTCCTTTCGGATACTACTTTGTCATAGTGAGGTTGCCTGCAAAAATTTAGTGCTATACTAAGATTACCTAAACAGGAATAGGAGAAGATAGACTCCACAAGTGGTAAGACCCTACAGACAGGGAGCAATAAGATCGTGGATTTTCGAGGCCTTACCAGATTCCTGCTCCCTCATGGAAGGCATGCCCTCCATTTAAATGGGAAGGGGTTAGCCGGAAAGAAAAGTGCAAGAACTCTCATGatgagaaaaattgggaacccgACTACATACGGCTCCCCcgtctccctcgacgattacttaCCTGGtcatggtgagggagctcagtttGGAGGATCCTCCGCGAAACCAGAGATTACACCTaaagctaagcggtaatcaaaactccAAGCTAAGGTGTGACTGCCGTGCCGAGGGTTGAATGGTCACAGGAGTTGAGATGTGGCCATGAAGGGTGAACtcctctgggtaccaggcgactccCAGTTAATACGCTCTGCCGAGATCGTCTTATTTTCCTCGGCAAAACAAaggcatggcagccaattatgaaaaaattaaaaacctaaagtaggaaaaaaaacaacagCAATTCGGTCATAACGATCCAACCTTGAACGAAGGGGAAactctgagctcatcgatggagaacctgagtccaGACTAAGATTCTCCACTTGTTCAAGTGGGAGCCAAGCTTATTGGTACCTAGTCCTAGTCCTTAATCGTTTGGGGCATCTatggctaaggggaaaccaaagcggcagcggtcttctGAGGATATAAACTCTTTGGTTCAAATTATTGCAAAGAGGGCAAGGAGGTTAGCAATAGCTAAGCCGATGGATGGATCTGGTATGACGACATCAATCCATCCGGTTGTGATACAGAACAGTACGaccagcttaggaggaaacttctCCTAGCTGCATCGTCGCGAAGGAATATACTACGCTTTGAGTCGATAGTTGTATACTGTAAAATGTTATGGATAAATCTTGCAGGCGAAAGCACGATCTAGTGGCTCAAATAGTTCTAATTCTCCGTCAACGATATGTGGGAAGGTGCGCTGCTGACGCTGAAGGACGTTTCCGAACTACCATCGtttaaaaaagtgctttctctggcggCCTACACCGAAATTCGAAACCAAACCCCACGTTCCTACTTTTAATTAGCCAGGTGGAGTCAAGTTCCAGGACAACATATTACAATGCATTACAATTATTTGTCAGCTCATTTCAGTTTAACTCACATCTTCTCCTTCGCCAGTGCGAAATTACGACCTACTTGATCACTAGTTAATCATTTGTTGAATTTTCGGTATTGGGAAAACAAATAGATGACTATCTTCTGAATATTGGTCCATATATTCTCTAGCAGAAAGTTAACACAGGCTTTAGTGGGTCCCCGGCATAGCAgttgctggaaaaagtgatacaAGTATTCACTATAAATTATGGTTTGCTAAAAAATGTGTAATTGACGCACCCCACCAAGGTAGCTCGCTAAGTGTTGGTTTCTTTTTACAGTGGGTATAAATAAGGATGATCCACCAGATTGCCATCTTGTTGGGGTCAAAAGGAGAATCTACTTACTGAAGAAGCAATTTACGAGAGGATGCAAGCTCCCAATATTGCTACTAAAACCAAAGTCTATTGAAACCTCTAACCCATTAAGTGAAAATAGTTAAGCTACTAACTCGTGCTCCGGAGGTCGAGCAGGGGATTGCAGGATGGACTGATACGGTATACAGCCTTCTGGGAGTCACCCTATCTCTCTCTGGGGTTGATACGTTACTCCCCAGTAATGAAGCCTTTCGTCAATCAATCGCGGAAGCCTTAGATGCCGAAAATGCATTACTAAGCAAGAAGGTGAACCTGTTGCCCAcagaaaaggagaagaaaaccCAGGCCTTCTAGGGCTTAAGCCAGATAGCAAAACCCAAGAAAATGCCATGTCGGGGGTGGAGGACTATACTCCAACAgggagaagagctccaatcaGTCGATGAACAGCACTGAAATAGGTCAGGTAAACGTCCGCCATGCCAGAGCTGCATCTACAGTAGTTGCAAGAGCAACATCCAAGGATAACATACAATATTCAATATtacgaaaaaccaagagcttgcatcattcttaaaagaAACTTAAAATACATTTGTCTTTCAGAGACCAAGTCCCACTGGAAGTTGTgggaagaactcgagaggcagtcatgGTATCATTATAATTCTCAGAAAACAACACCCGGACCCGCTGTAGTTAGTCGTTAGCCAAGCGAAGTTTGTGATGAACACCAAGCAAGAGTGCTGCACGTTCTAGGGACCACTCTAATGAGCGGTTTGTTAGGGAATTGAGGGCCTCAACAGAGTCATCAttaacgcatatgaggccagctgtttgTCAGCCAAATCATCAAGGGACGTACCCTGATAGGACAGCAACCTATCCAGAATGAGAAAGCAGGTTGAGCGAAACGCACTTGGGACTAGCAGAAGTGCAAAAGAGCACTAAagacgtatagcaacgccatcagacAAGCAAAATGAaccagcttcagggaattctctgAAGTCAtagaacaaatcacagaagtaTCCCggctatataaagctatagccaaagacagggtaatatcttctgtctgtctgaagaaaggGGATAGAACATTTATCGAAAATGAGGGggacagggtacatctgcttctcagaactcatttgccaaggtcctaccccacggcgaaTGACAATCGCAGTCTTCAGACACCCAAATAATGGACAGAAATGGGAAACAAGTGAATCGGAGAATAGCGACGGAAGTATCCTCGGAAGCTAGAGAAAAATGGCCAGTGGGGAACTTTAAAGCATAAAAATCATCCGGAGTAAATGGTATTTTCCGAGCGCTACTCCAGAGAGGTCTAGAAATAGTTTAAGGATCTCTCCTGAGATCGGTAAGTTATAGCATATCCTTAGGATgaataccaagggcatggagacaagCAAGAATGACCTTTATTTCGAAAGCAGGAaaagggatccttttcaccctaaatctttcagaccaatctgcctaacatcggtCAACGGTGGAGGAGTTCATAGAAAacgatattagaactaacgctcTAATGTGAAATTCGCTATATCCAGGTCAGCACGCTTGCCGGGCAGGACGATCCACCCAAATTCGTCCTGCATCAGTTGGCGGATGTAGTACGGGATCTCATGAACACAAAGGGAGTAGCACTGTGTCCGTTTTTGGACATGGAAGGAGCATTTGAtaacacacagtgcagcaattatagaggtatcacattgctgagtaccatctataagatattcttcgctatcttgctaagccggatagccccatacagccagaacatcattggcccataccaaagaggcttcactccaggcaaatctctgccgcaagcgatggaaaaactgttggaatatggacaacagttgcaccatctattcatcgactttaaagccgcctattatagcatagccagggtaaaactgtacacggccttgagagaattcggtatcccgacgaaattaataatactgactaggctgaccctgaccaatgtgcgaggccagataaaagcagcaggatcactctcaagaccattcaacatcaacaatggtctacgacaaggggatgctctatcatgcgtccttcttAAcctgccctcgagaaaatgaggtAAGGTAAATGcggggggtacgatcctctttaagtccacccaactactggcctacggtgacgatatcgacatcatgggaagaaccatccgagacgtacaaactgccttcatccagatcgagcaggcggtgattggcgcttcacatcagtgaaggcaggacaaagtatatggtggcaatgtcagcaccgaaaaccaaccatccaacaacatcaagaataaggataggaaaatacaactttgagaccgttgataatttctcctatctagggtcgaaaatcacaaccgataacagctgcgatgataaaatccgagcacggttgttgtcagccaacagagtctatttcagcttacacaaactgttacgctcgaaacgtctcaccatagggccaaagctcttactgtgcaagacaatgattttgccagtcctcatgtattcctcggagacttgggttcttagcaagaagaattgcgaactcttggccgcgttcgacagaagaatcctccgaagaaattttggccccctgcatgaggatggacgcttCCGTAATCTatcatacataacgacgaaatctataagcgatatcatgaccgtccggttgtggatgcggctcaatagattacggtgggcgggtcacttaatccgtatggatgaggatgattccacccagaaagtctataagggcaatatctatggtagaaaaagaagacgaggcggaccctgcctaagatggagcgatggcgtaggttagggcGCCAGatagctgttagggatatcgaattggtgtacctcggcgcaaaaccgggatgtctgaagttccttatgaAGGCGGGCcccgaccggataccggttgttgcgccgttgataatgatgatgaatccgttttcctaggtttcgtctttgtactgcagactgttcgcccgcaatagtcagactgaatTTCCGCTATCGGTGAtgtgacagtgagacctcgtcaaTCACTCACCactgtgtaatcaactctaacacttttgaggtacagattgttaggtcaataatTTTGTTTCTTCTAGGTCCcatgaacgtaggggcgcaacctacgtttgcagtcatcagACCAACTGAAGTTATGAAATGAAATACCTTATCtattcttggattgcatttgctactgctcctgcaaatatgttgagcattcgcatggCAACgcattaagagttcgagaccacttgattctggatATGCTACCAGATCCCAAAGTTCTTGCAtcagtggaggatacaaagaatcacagggtaaataagcggaggcaaatatgatgtttttcctctcgccatctGATATTatacgatgaccgtaactaagtcttgtgatcagaactgtctcagcatggttgcctctaactgtCGTGACAttaggacgcaagctctcggtcttatggatctatcttcgtagaagatcctagcccctatATAGAGAtgcaatgccacagattctgttaaatcgaacccacggctctcgcaccagaaaaatgtggaGGCAGTCCTGCAGCTTCGTCAGCCTCGCTACCGaaagataggaggaggctttgacattctgcaggttgatttgactaatctttatgtttttcgacattccTCCACgccgtaccgccagagattcgatcccctcgtgtttgatttctctcttcgaggtacagcagttcccatgtccccATCCATGagaaatctcatctcatccatTCATCTgcagcattcgtctgttttccacttagcagtTTGACttgtttgcggtgtccggtttccATAttttcgatcactcgaactggcatcaagtcagttccgatCACGTctttggcttccctttcttccgcctgttccatGGAAAGTGTTGGATAAGTTACTATCAGGTGGGATTCACTCTGAAATCTCTCCCCCTAGTGCGAACCTCCATACTGGGGAtccgccactgtatgcactatcctccgctcgcagctccattgtgggaaaaCTAAAAGCTGGGATTGCCTGCTGAAGCCACTTAAAGGtggcctcgtcagtgcactccaaatggagtaGCTCATTGCGAAAACCTTGACTGTTAAattttggcttcgttccagCCTCCAATAATTTTTTCGACAGGCATTCGCGGAAGATGGCAAATTCTACCTCTAATAATttaccatccttggaggaaactcccacggaaGCAGTTAGAACTGAGGCTGCAGCTCGCGCATACGCCATTTTCTTTCCCGCCTTCCTGTCAGTATGCCTATGGGAGGGACTACCTCCATTGAGATCtccctcgctgatttgatcacctctcggtacaccggtcctaatccccgcgggacgcgtggatgtaagccctggtgcgaagCAAAATAAAGCGCTGACTGCAACTGATGTGTTGGTCTTGCGCTTCTTGCgggcattaccgctgacagaagagccTGGTgaatccagtgtggatctcaccgaggttaccattttatccccaccttccggcgaagattccgctttcttgcgttcgATTTTTCTGGAcattaccgcgcctagtggtacagttACGTCcacgtcctcattcccaaggtgcttcatcttctttcGTAGTGCTCTATTCTTCCGCCGGtttggggcctttccaggttcacggtgtctgggCCGCTTAGATCCACTTCCACAtaccggtaagggtgaaggagaaggttctgacagacaggattcagcctgtattcctccctccttagtggccgaatttcccttctgccgagcctcccTCTTCCGTtcgcgggtagatttgggctgtagtactgcggacgggccggccgtagtcggatttctagtttttcccaagttgagagttaccgTACTTTCCTCTCTGGCTAGtgtcgccgtaggcaccaaatGCAAGCTTTTATCtttggattttggaggcctcaccacatacATACGGTGAGGCCtacaaaatccgcgcctcggccgcgacatgattgctcgtggtcgcgggtggattcgaagtcggtTACTTCTTACCATTTGCGAccccaagcgctcgaaagattgtttaaatctcaccaagaaTAACTTCTGGATAATAGTGGGAATAATCACTGGTCACCGCAGGCCTGAAGAAGCTgaggatatctacgaacactgcctgtagattctgtgaggagattGATGAAACCTCCACTCATGTTATGGGGCAGTCTCCGGTACTAGTGCAATGTAGGTTCAGGCTCGTTAGAGAATACTTAAAatcagatgccaggttgaagCACTTAGAGgcagggaacataataaagttcctgtcGGTTATGGGCTTaaatgacatactatagtttataggtcTACCATAACCAGTAAGGGCGCACAATAGTTCCTTTAGGATGCAGTGCGACGtcagttgacaatattattaataaCTCCGTGGCATACCAATTATGGGAGGTGGGAACTCCGCAGCATACTGACAATTGACCGAAATAAGACTAATTGAACTGCGTATAATATTCATTCGCAAAACAACGACAATAGTTATTTCACTTTGCTGGgcttaaaatgtaattaaagGAGCCCATGGAAAATGAAGTATTTCAGTTCAAAATCAATTCATTTTAGAACTTTCATAAGAAAGAAGATTTTTTAGAAGTTTTttcaaaaagatactttttaatTCCACCAAATTCATAAAGTAAAATGTTTCTGGCAAAAGTCAAACGTAATATACATGCTAAACAGGAGGACTTTGAAGAAGTTATGGATTATCTCTTCAAAGAAGTTCGTGAAACAAAAAGGATCGAGTAAGATACATTGGTTGAAAATACTTCAAGTGTGTTTGCCTAAAATTCTAATTTATCTGGTCAAATAGTCCAAGCAAGTTACCCAGACCAGACTATGAAATGATTCGAGAGGATGTCTTTCGTGAGTATCACGATTTCATTGAAATCCTTGATCATCTTGAAGATGCCGGACATCCTCTCCTCGAAAAATTCGATGAATATAGAGTGGTATAGACTCTTTAAAATAtcttgaattttaaaattttctaaaagaTATTTTCAGGCGCTAAGAGCAGCAGCAGCTACGCTTTTTGATACGGTCGAACTTATTGGTATATTTGGTAGAGATCGTGCTAACTATATCGAGGAGGAGCTATATTATATCTATTGGTTGTGCAATCACTATCATATTACGAGGGAGATGTATGAACGTTCAAAGGTTGTCCGTTGAGGAATTTTTCTATCTATATCAAGCGTAATTCTTGGCATTCTTGGTTTAGATCGAGTTACTCCTACTCCTTAGACAGCAGGGAAAGCTGGATTCGGCATGTGATCACGCCTATCTTAGGCGATTAGGAAATTTCCTTAGCAAGTCCAAGTACTGCTCGAGAAGGGTTATGACTGAGGGTGTTCCTTAGTAATTTTTAGATGTTAAGTGGTAAATTCTGATAAGTGGTTACAGTTGTTTCTTTATAatctcaaataaaattttaaatcttGAGAAATTGTCAGGATtcttaaggatttttttttgtggaagacgGCGGTTATTGCTCCTATTAGTCTGGTCTGGTCTGGTCCTGGAAAGAGGAAGAGTTGACTGCCTTTCGGCGCAGCGCGAAAATGCAGCACTCCGCGAAAGAGGCACACCCGATGTAACACCCGGACGCCCCAGTAAACAGGAAACCTTGCAAAGTGACTCGGCTGCCTGTAAGGGGACGGCAACTTCAGTACTCTGCAGTATTCCTGGTTTTGAAAAATGCCCAGATAAAGTCGCTAGACCTGAGTAGATGGATTCGGATCTGAACTTAGTGGAAGCACCCGGAGATAACTCGTTGAATTAGATTTGAATGCAACTAACAAGAGTTCAGCATTGATAACCCGATCCCGagctttcgacgcaggctccATGTCATTGGGGACTCTGTTTCGGAGACGGTCAATTCTGGTAAGAGCTGACTTTAATAATATGGCCCTTGAATAGGATGTGTCTCAATTAGACTTtagagggaaacggatcctggaaatggcggcgagaaccgggctagtTGTTTTGAACACTGAATGCATGGCAACTTTCCGGCgaccgggctgcgaaggaagcatttctgACAAAACTTTTACGTCGCAATTTCTGGTATCGTCGGTTGGCGGGCGGCGAGTTCTAGAAAATTTCTCTGCAAGCCACCAAAAGTACCTCGCGTTCAAAGTGGAGGGCCCCATTTTGCGATGTGCGCTCGGAACCTTGCAGAGGTCAATATCGGGAGATCCGTTGAAGCTCTTAGAACAAGCAAAGTCGCTCTAAAGGGCATTTCGGGGGTGGTAGAGTTGCAGCTAACATTGTTGTTAGTTCATTGCCGATTCTGATAATGACAATCTGTGAAGTTTTCATGCTCTGGAGGGACTGATGAGCGGCGGAAACTGCCGAACTATGGAAGGAGTGACATAAGTTCCgttgtttggcacaacgttttcaCGCCTGCGATGAAGCGTGCGCCACAAGGCAAAAGCAAACAAAGCAAAGCAGACTTTgtagtgcgataaataaaagcaaagctagaGGCTGGCAGTACCTAGTTAACGAAATAAAAGGGGAACGGTGGGAATTTGGCTATGTACTTGCCACCtgaaaaatcgaggctctgcggaagccttgcatactaagtaccaaccagatggaccgcattattCTTCAGATATCCCATACGAGTTAATGTCAAAAGTGGGGCGAAGGCGTAGACTGGGCTGCCAACTTTTCACCATCAAAGAGCTCGAAGACGCAGTTCTTGCCGTGGAAACTAACAAGGCGCCAGGTCTTGATGgtatcccggtggaagtttacaaactggccAGACTTGGTGCTCGAGGCGTTCAACGCTCTCCTGAACAAggatatttttccttgtcgctagaCGGTGTTGAGTCTCGCgataatcagcaaaggaaaaggagactgTGAGCGACCGTCTGCATACCCTCATGCATGATGTGAAGGTCGCGGATGCACTTCATTGAGTCGTGGCCCACAGCCTACGATCTTGGCAGATAGTGttcttcataacgcttgatatgcTAGAGGCACTAGAAAACTCTTgggtattgagggattatctgcaaAGTTgttccttgctctatgagacgcttgaAAGCCAGAGGAGCACAGGGGTCTATC is a window encoding:
- the LOC119659321 gene encoding uncharacterized protein LOC119659321, translating into MFLAKVKRNIHAKQEDFEEVMDYLFKEVRETKRIDPSKLPRPDYEMIREDVFREYHDFIEILDHLEDAGHPLLEKFDEYRVALRAAAATLFDTVELIGIFGRDRANYIEEELYYIYWLCNHYHITREMYERSKIELLLLLRQQGKLDSACDHAYLRRLGNFLSKSKYCSRRVMTEGVP